In the Cherax quadricarinatus isolate ZL_2023a chromosome 98, ASM3850222v1, whole genome shotgun sequence genome, one interval contains:
- the LOC128702455 gene encoding uncharacterized protein, with product MARWCCLMLMTSLLMLSMGHTIQESEMIDLPQRLQELLLIRRLINNMNAAEAAMTRDSQPDVKKRTCYINAGLSHGCDYKDLVGAMAEKNYWDSLNSPGRRRRRSLEDNYLTTSSLEVPL from the exons ATGGCACGTTGGTGCTGCCTGATGCTGATGACGTCACTACTGATGTTATCCATGGGTCACACTATccaggagag TGAGATGATAGATCTACCTCAGCGCCTGCAGGAGCTCCTCTTAATCCGTCGGTTAATAAACAACATGAACGCTGCTGAGGCGGCCATGACACGTGACTCACAACCCGACGTTAA GAAGCGAACATGCTACATCAACGCAGGTCTGTCCCACGGGTGTGACTACAAGGATCTTGTAGGAGCCATGGCGGAGAAGAATTACTGGGATTCTCTTAATTCCCCTGGCCGAAGGAGGAGGAGGTCGCTAGAGGACAATTACCTCACAACTTCCTCTCTGGAGGTTCCCCTCTGA